One genomic region from Oscillospiraceae bacterium encodes:
- a CDS encoding DUF1003 domain-containing protein, producing the protein MQKNNRNKLINELLKSSDEKFNDEELMHMLLEQKLSTDLSENNKRSSLGQRASDSVAKFAGSWAFIFTFLGGMAIWMVLNIVLDTDAFDVYPFILLNLVLSCVAAVQAPFIMMSQNRQEVKDRARAENDYQINLKNELVIDDLHKKLDAVIENQKKIIEALSRADIINMNAKGK; encoded by the coding sequence GTGCAGAAGAATAATAGAAATAAACTTATTAATGAACTTTTGAAAAGCTCAGATGAAAAATTCAACGATGAAGAACTAATGCATATGCTGCTTGAGCAGAAGCTATCGACTGATTTAAGCGAAAATAATAAAAGATCGTCTCTTGGGCAAAGAGCATCAGATTCCGTAGCTAAGTTTGCGGGCAGCTGGGCATTTATATTTACTTTTCTGGGTGGTATGGCAATATGGATGGTATTGAATATTGTGCTTGATACCGATGCTTTTGATGTATATCCCTTTATTCTTCTAAATCTTGTTTTGTCATGCGTCGCGGCAGTACAGGCGCCTTTTATTATGATGAGTCAGAACCGTCAGGAAGTGAAGGACCGTGCACGAGCAGAAAACGATTATCAAATAAATTTAAAAAACGAGCTTGTTATAGACGATTTACATAAAAAGCTTGATGCTGTTATCGAAAACCAAAAAAAAATCATAGAGGCTCTTTCTAGAGCGGATATTATAAATATGAACGCAAAAGGCAAATGA
- a CDS encoding ATP-binding protein, which yields MTLFDMIFGRAIERRISEYQNDLIAKHYDEVQNIYRQMRGWRHDYHNHIQVMRVLVSQARNAGENHDDEAALYNERLDKYLTELNNDLSAVDTVIKTGNVMIDAILNSKLSLIKSKNININAKAVVPSELKTSEIDLCVIIGNLLDNAMEACLKQSETKDRFIRIYIGILKEQLYIYVSNSVGGEVKKAGMTYVSTKCSDTHGFGLIRVDRIVDKYNGYVNRQNEDGVFATEVMLPL from the coding sequence ATGACATTATTTGATATGATTTTCGGCCGGGCAATAGAACGACGTATATCTGAATATCAAAATGATCTTATTGCAAAGCATTACGACGAAGTTCAGAATATATACAGGCAAATGCGCGGTTGGCGTCATGATTATCATAACCACATACAGGTTATGAGAGTGCTTGTTTCCCAAGCCAGGAATGCCGGTGAAAATCATGATGATGAAGCTGCGCTTTACAATGAAAGACTTGATAAATATTTAACTGAGCTTAACAATGATTTATCTGCTGTCGATACTGTAATAAAAACGGGAAATGTTATGATTGATGCAATATTAAACAGCAAGCTGTCTTTGATAAAATCAAAAAACATTAATATAAATGCAAAGGCGGTCGTTCCGTCGGAGCTTAAAACATCGGAAATTGACTTATGTGTGATCATCGGCAACCTGCTTGACAACGCTATGGAAGCATGTTTAAAACAGTCTGAAACAAAAGACAGATTCATACGTATTTATATTGGCATTCTCAAAGAACAGCTGTATATCTATGTCTCCAATTCTGTCGGTGGTGAAGTTAAAAAAGCAGGTATGACTTATGTATCAACAAAATGCAGTGATACGCATGGTTTCGGGCTAATACGCGTTGACCGCATAGTAGACAAGTATAACGGCTATGTTAACAGGCAAAACGAAGATGGCGTGTTTGCCACAGAAGTCATGCTGCCATTATAG
- a CDS encoding Nif11-like leader peptide family RiPP precursor, with translation MSLKNAKIFLEELSSNETMQKQLNKMNPKLPEDVVSFAKDAHLSFTKEEMRGVLAEMGALKLTDEELEKISAGAFPTAINSQITDSVTQVNSKILGDAPAIAMGNLYVATSQALSNAAQNAIINQQQNNATMQASTTMGIATIFTLNTLES, from the coding sequence ATGTCATTAAAAAACGCAAAGATATTTCTTGAGGAATTATCCAGCAATGAAACCATGCAAAAACAGCTGAATAAAATGAATCCGAAGTTACCGGAAGATGTGGTTTCCTTTGCAAAGGACGCACATTTGAGCTTTACAAAAGAAGAAATGCGGGGTGTGTTGGCTGAAATGGGAGCGTTGAAACTAACGGATGAAGAGCTTGAAAAAATTTCGGCCGGTGCATTCCCTACTGCCATCAATTCTCAGATAACAGACAGTGTAACTCAGGTAAATTCAAAAATTCTTGGCGACGCCCCCGCAATTGCCATGGGAAATCTATATGTAGCGACAAGTCAAGCGCTCAGTAACGCGGCCCAGAATGCCATTATCAACCAGCAGCAAAATAATGCCACTATGCAGGCATCCACTACTATGGGTATTGCCACGATATTTACATTAAATACACTGGAATCATGA
- a CDS encoding LytTR family DNA-binding domain-containing protein — translation MIYKIAICDDEKIELKYLSSLLSDWAVKTGNLASVSAFESAEAFLFDYAEHKDYDILLLDIEMNKINGIELAKKVRADNLSVQIIFITGFPDFISEGYEVAALHYLMKPVSSDKLFEVLDRACQHLCKEKRAVLFNTDGEIIRVFADEIIFSEAFAHSVMINKTDGSCEVKMSISEAEKLLGDGFIRCHRSYIVGLKYVKRITKTDVILDNGKMLPLSRNAYNSVNQAFIDFYKRIIN, via the coding sequence ATGATATATAAAATTGCAATATGTGATGATGAAAAAATTGAGCTAAAATATCTTTCTTCGCTTTTATCTGATTGGGCAGTAAAAACAGGAAACCTTGCTTCCGTTTCTGCTTTTGAAAGCGCAGAAGCATTCCTTTTCGATTATGCCGAACACAAGGATTATGACATACTGCTGCTTGATATTGAAATGAATAAAATAAACGGCATTGAACTCGCAAAAAAAGTCAGAGCTGATAATTTATCTGTACAGATTATATTTATTACAGGCTTTCCGGATTTTATATCCGAAGGATACGAAGTTGCGGCATTACATTATCTGATGAAGCCTGTCAGTTCTGACAAACTTTTTGAGGTACTTGACCGTGCCTGCCAACATCTATGTAAAGAAAAACGCGCGGTTCTTTTTAATACCGATGGCGAAATCATCCGTGTTTTCGCGGATGAAATTATATTTTCAGAAGCTTTTGCGCATTCGGTTATGATCAATAAAACCGACGGTTCATGCGAAGTTAAAATGTCGATATCGGAAGCGGAAAAGCTTCTCGGCGACGGTTTTATCCGCTGCCACCGATCTTATATAGTCGGGTTGAAATACGTAAAACGCATTACCAAAACCGATGTGATTCTCGACAACGGCAAAATGCTGCCGCTTTCGCGAAACGCATACAACAGTGTAAATCAAGCATTTATTGATTTTTATAAGAGGATTATAAATTAA